The DNA sequence TGTGCTAATTTGTGTTTTTAATGTATTCCTCACACAAAAAAAAAACCAGAGGAACCTTCCTCTGGTTTTCGTTAGCCTTCTTAATAAAAGCGACTCTATATCAAAATTAAGAAACCATAAGTAATTGCTTACCATGACCCTATCCATGTCTTTCTCCCTCTTTCCAGTAAATTTACATTGCTAAATAGTGCGAAATTATTTATATTTTTATATATACAATGAAACGAATATTTATTCAAAAACGTATTTATATACGATTCTTAACATAAAGGAGTCCTGAACAACATGAGCGCACCTGAGATTAACAAGACTAATGAAGTTCCACCAATTAAAAAAGACAAAAAAGCAATCAATATTAATGCATTCGTCCTTCTGTTCAGTGTCATCGTCATTGCAGCGGTTCTGACATATATCATCCCAGCAGGTGAATATGACCGTATTGAAAAAGATGGACGTACGCTCGTTGTACCGAATTCTTACCATGCAGTAGACTCTGCGCACGCAGGGTTCTTTGATATTTTCCGCAGTATTCATACTGGACTCGTAAATAGCGGTGGAATCATCTTCTTCGTATTGATGGTCGGGGGTGCCTTTGGCATTCTGAAGGCGACAGGTACGCTTGATGCGCTGATGATCAGCCTGACTCGTTCTATTAAAAATAAACAATTACTTCTCATTCCTGTTCTTATGCTTTGCTTCGCAGTTGGCGGAACACTCATGGGAATGGCTGAGGAAACACTCGTTTACATTGCAATCATCACACCGCTCGTCATCGCGCTTAAGCTCGATGCAATTGTCGGTTTCGCCATCGTTTCTCTTGGGGCAAATATCGGCTTCATGAGTGCCGTTCTGAATCCTTTCAATGTCGGTGTTGCTCAATCGATCGCTGAGCTACCGACATTCTCCGGCTTCGGTCTGAGACTTGCTTTGTTGGCGACGCTTTACGTTGCTGGTGTGCTCTACGTATACCGCTACGCGAAGAAAATCCAGGCTAATCCGGAGCTCAGATTTGTCAGCGACAGCAAGAGCAGTCAGCACGTTGATGTAGATGAAAATATGAAGATGACGAAGCGCCATAAGTTGATTCTTGCCATCTTCCTTTTGAACTTCATTACACTCATTTTCGGTGTCATCCGTTACCATTGGTATATTACTGAGATTGCCGGTCTCTTCCTATTGTTCGGCATCATTATCGGCATTGTCGGGAAGCTTAAGCCTGGACAGATTGCTGACAGTTTCATTGAAGGAACAAGAGAGATGGTTGGCGGTGCGCTAATCATTGGATTCGCCCAAGCAATTCTTGTTATCGTTCAAGACGGTAAGATTGTTGACTCAATCCTTTACCATGCTTCTTTGGTACTTGGCCATTTGCCAGCGACATT is a window from the Aciduricibacillus chroicocephali genome containing:
- a CDS encoding YfcC family protein, whose protein sequence is MSAPEINKTNEVPPIKKDKKAININAFVLLFSVIVIAAVLTYIIPAGEYDRIEKDGRTLVVPNSYHAVDSAHAGFFDIFRSIHTGLVNSGGIIFFVLMVGGAFGILKATGTLDALMISLTRSIKNKQLLLIPVLMLCFAVGGTLMGMAEETLVYIAIITPLVIALKLDAIVGFAIVSLGANIGFMSAVLNPFNVGVAQSIAELPTFSGFGLRLALLATLYVAGVLYVYRYAKKIQANPELRFVSDSKSSQHVDVDENMKMTKRHKLILAIFLLNFITLIFGVIRYHWYITEIAGLFLLFGIIIGIVGKLKPGQIADSFIEGTREMVGGALIIGFAQAILVIVQDGKIVDSILYHASLVLGHLPATLNAIGMFIMQLFLNFLVPSGSGQAALTMPIMAPLGDLIGVTRQTTVLAFQLGDGISNSIFPTVGILLAGLAIAGIPYTKWVKWVLPFILIEVAIAACFLIIAQLIHYGPF